The following nucleotide sequence is from Zea mays cultivar B73 chromosome 1, Zm-B73-REFERENCE-NAM-5.0, whole genome shotgun sequence.
TTAGCTGCAGTTATCTCTGATTATAACTACGCTTAGCCGTGGAGAACAACAGCTAAAAGACTTAGACAGAGATTTAAAACACTAATGACAAATCCAATTAAAAGTTTAACCAATTTGAACTGGAACAGGGTGCTGAAATCATGCATGGTCGAATCTGAAAATTTCAGAAAAAGAAAACGAACACGGCTAAGCTAGCAATTTCGTCCAATTCGCATACAAACAAAACGCAACACATGAAACTGACACTAGCATTAAAAATAACTGAGGCACCGTGTAACTAAGACAGTGAGAGAATGATTAAAACACATTGTTTGTACTTTAGTTTTCTTATTTGATATCTTTTACGTCAGCAATCACTTGCTCCAGTCCTAGTAGGGTCAACATAAACATGAACTTATACCCTCCCTCTAAAAAAATATAAACATGAACTGCAAAAAAAAAACAATAACATCTCTCTAGGTGCGGGTTTGCGAGTTTGCATGCATAGAATTATAATTTGACACCGTAAATTCGTAATCCAATGATCTCTCAATGTAAAATAAAAAATGATTTTTTTTCATAAACTAAAACCTACAACCATATTATCATTTATCAAGCTTAAGAGACGACGTAAGCTTGGCGATAAGTTCTATAAGGACAGCAGGACAGCTGATAGCGAGATCATCTAGGTCGCCAGCCGCCATTACTTGCTGCAGATTTGGCGGAGAGTTGAGGAAATCCAAGCATGCATCCTTCAGTCCATTGCACCGGTGCTTGTCAGCAAGCTCAAGCATATCTGCCACCGTATCCGTGTCGATGTATGAGCACATCATGTACTCACAGATCAGTCGAAGCCTCGGGATGTCATATCTATCTGCAGCCACAAGCAGGTCCTGCCACATatactcttcttcttcttcctcctcctcttcAATGTCCGGCACATGATCGGTGTACATGAAACCGAGCAACAGCCTGAATACCTTGGCGTCCATGTCATGGATGTGCACCACGGTGTCTGCCGCCCCCTCCTTCATGGAGCCAAAGAGCTCGGCCCTGAAGACAGCGGAGCGGGCGGCAAACACGCACCGGTGCGCCATGAACTTCTCGCCGCCGACCTGAAATGTCACGTCGGCGCCCACCTGCGACAGGAGGAGATTGCCGAGGTGGTGCAGAATGGAAGGAGGAGGCACGGTAACGAACCGCCTGGCGGCGGCCGCTTCCCCGATGTTGACATTCTTGACGATGGCCACGTCACACCTGATAGTGAAACTGTCGTCCCTGAGATGCTTCGATTTCTCGAACTGCTGTCTATTCATCAAATAGGGGAAGCTGAATGCGTCCGTGCTAGAGAAACGGTACGGTCCCCTTGCACCGGCGGCGAGCAACAACGATGACTCTGACGGCTGAACCTGGCCAAAGAAGCTAAACGCATACTGCGCCACGACAGGCTCGACGACGTTGAAATCGTCAAGAACGAGATAAAAGGATATGTAGTCGCTGTTCTCCTGTTCGTAGCCGTTAGGGTAGCACTCGATGGTCCAACGATGGCCTCCGATCTTGAACGGGTTTGACCGTAGGCAGCTGCCGTTGGGGGTGTCCTGCTTTGTGCGCGAGTAGCCATTGACCACGAGCAGATGGTAGCCGCCGGAATAGACGTGTGTGGGAGGGGCAGATGATGGCGGCAGATAGCTGTTTCCAACGAAGGATACTCCAGAGAATGACATGGTCCTGATTTCACAAGGGAAGTGATGATATCATAATTGTGGTTGTGAGTTCGTATTTCTTAAAGATTTAATCATAAATCACACACATGAACAAGATACTGACCTCCAGAAACGTGGATGCCTCGGCCTTAAGGCTGCCTGCTGCAGATTATATAAAAGAGAAGATTTAGACCGTTTATGAGTGAATTTGAAATAGAGTATAAGATAGGAGAAGAGATGAGATAGATGCCGTGCGTGCTTCTCGACGTGCGCGAGCGCCTCGGCGGACGATGGAGTGAATCGGTGGTTTTCGATGTGCGTACCTCTCCCTCCGTCCCGCGTCTGCGCGCGCGTTCTCGCCATTTATTCCTCGCGCACAGTGTCAGCGGGGGTGGTTCCGGGGCGGGCGGGGGCGGATGAGATCGTGCATGCGGGGAGGGGTGGTGCCCGAAGCCGCCATTGACGGAGTTTGTTACGCCGATTCGGCGGCGCGCAAGATTAGCCAGGGGCAGTTGGAGGGGGACGGGTGGAGTGAGGGAGTGTGCGTACGACGCCGTCATTGACGGAGCGCATGCACGATTCGGCGGGCGATTGGAGGGGGACGGGTGGTGCGTACGACGCCGTCATTGACGGAGCGCATGATTCGGCGGGCAGTTGGAGGGAGACGGGCGGTGCGGCATCGGCTTCTTCGACCAGGTCGACTGGGTACTCCCTCCCGTCGGGAGAAGGAGTAAGCGTGGACGCCAAAGCCGGAGGAGATCCTGTGGACGATGCGCGCTCCTTCCTCGAGCTGCCTCCTGCACGCTCCTCCTCGAGCTGCCTCCTGCGCGCTCCTCCTCGAGCTGTACTATACATGCGCGCCGGGTGCTCGCACGTCCGCGGGGGGCAGGGGAGCGAGGCCTCCTGCGGGGATTGGGGGAATGTGTTCGGCGAGCCAGCTTCGCCTGTCTCCACGGCCGGCCCGCGATCGAGCTTTTCAGCAAAGTGAGTAAGCAACAATCGTCGTACTAGCGCGTTTCTGGAAATGTGGGCATTGTGATTATGCAATGTTTTTTTTTTATGTTTACGTATCTGTGTGACTGGATGATTTAGATGGAGATTATGTGTTGCTTGTCGATCCATAAAACTTGAAAACCAAGGGAAGCAATAGATAGGGCGACTTTATCACTGACCACTCTTAGCCGATAATTTCTTTTATTATTTTGTAAACCACATCTTTGGTCTACTTTGGAACGTGTAGCACCATCGCGAGTCAACGTGGGCGAAATCAACAAGCAGTCCGAAGGAAGACAGTATGCGCCCGAATTGATTTGAGTTGTCATCGCCTAAAGAGGAGGATCTACTGCTCCTACGGCaagtatttttttattttattttgattcATCTTGAAAGGCAAACAAAATATCATAGGATTATGCATAATCTACATAGTATTTACCATTCATTTAATTTGGACATAGACAGGTTTCACCTACAGGTTAATTCTAGACGACTTGGCTGCGTCGTCGGGGAGCAGCGAACACCTTCGAGCGCGGGGACGAGGAGGATTGCAGACTGAACAACGAGGAGAGGGGAGGCCGCCTCTGACGGCTGGAGAGggtcagaggggggggggggggggggggagggggggaTCTTCGACTGGTTCTGGTGCACGGGGTGGTGCCGTGGTGGTTCCGGACTTCCGACGGCGGAGGTGGGA
It contains:
- the LOC103643544 gene encoding BTB/POZ and MATH domain-containing protein 1; this translates as MSFSGVSFVGNSYLPPSSAPPTHVYSGGYHLLVVNGYSRTKQDTPNGSCLRSNPFKIGGHRWTIECYPNGYEQENSDYISFYLVLDDFNVVEPVVAQYAFSFFGQVQPSESSLLLAAGARGPYRFSSTDAFSFPYLMNRQQFEKSKHLRDDSFTIRCDVAIVKNVNIGEAAAARRFVTVPPPSILHHLGNLLLSQVGADVTFQVGGEKFMAHRCVFAARSAVFRAELFGSMKEGAADTVVHIHDMDAKVFRLLLGFMYTDHVPDIEEEEEEEEEYMWQDLLVAADRYDIPRLRLICEYMMCSYIDTDTVADMLELADKHRCNGLKDACLDFLNSPPNLQQVMAAGDLDDLAISCPAVLIELIAKLTSSLKLDK